In Mycolicibacterium aubagnense, the DNA window TCTTCGGAGTGGTGGTAGGAGGCGACGCGCAGGCCGAAGGACTCGAACATGGCGCAGACATCGGCCAGGAGCGGCGGATGCCCGGGCCACTGGATGCGGGCGTGGTTGTTCAGCCCGTCGGCGTCGAAAGACACCCGGGCAGCGGAATTCTGCATGGGAGAACTACTCCGGTCTATTTACTTGGAGGTCTGCGTGTTGGGCAGAGGGGCGACGGAATCTATTGCAGCGCGATGTACTTGGTCTCGAGGTATTCCTCGATGCCCTCGCTGCCGGCTTCACGACCGATTCCGGATTCCTTGATGCCGCCGAACGGCGCGGCCACATCGGAGATCACGCCACGGTTGACGCCCACCATGCCGGCCTCGACCGCCTCGGCGACCCGCAGCGCACGGTCCAGGCCCTGCGTGTAGACGTACGCCGCCAGGCCGTATTCGGTGTCGTTCGCGGCATCGATGCCGGCCTGCTCGCCGTCGAATCCGATGATCGCGGCGACCGGCCCGAAGATCTCCTCGCGCAACAGGCGCGCATCGGCCGTCACGTCGGCGAGCACCGTCGGCGGGTAGAAGAAGCCTTCGCCGGGGGCGGGTTTGCCACCGGTGGCCACCGTGGCGCCCTTGCTGACGGCGTCCTGGACGAGCTCGTCGACCGTGGCGCGCTGCTTGGCGGTGATGAGCGGACCGACCTGGCTACCGCTTTGGTCGCCGGGGCCGGTGTTCAGCGCCGCCATGCGGGCGGCGAGTTTTTCGGTGAACTCGGCGCGCACCGCGTTGTCGACGTGGATGCGGTTGGCAGCCGTACAGGCCTCACCCATGTTGCGCATCTTGGCGGCCATGGCACCGTCGACTGCGGCGTCGAGATCGGCATCATCGAACACCACGAACGGAGCATTGCCACCGAGTTCCATCGAGGTGCGCAACACCCGATCGGCGGACTGCGCCAACAGCTTTCGTCCGACACCGGTGGAACCGGTGAAAGTCAGCTTGCGTAGTCGCGGGTCCGCCAGCAGCGGTCCGGTCAGGCCGGCGGCGTCGGTGGTCGGCAGGATGGACAGCACACCGGCAGGCAGGCCGGCGTCGGCGAACACCTGGCCCAGCAGGAGCATGGTCAGCGGAGTCTCGGCCGCGGGCTTGACGATCATGGTGCAGCCGGCCGCCAGGGCCGGCCCGATCTTGCGGGTGCCCATCGCCAGCGGGAAATTCCACGGCGTGATCGCCAGGGTGGGGCCGACGGGCTGCTTGGTCACCAGGATGCGGCCGTTGCCGGTTGGGGACTGCGTGTAGCGGCCGTTGATCCGGACCGCTTCTTCGGCGAACCAGCGCAGGAACTCGCCGCCGTAGTTCACCTCACCCTGACTCTCCGCCAGCGGCTTTCCCATCTCCAGTGTCATGGTCAGGGCGAAGTCGTCGCGGCGTTCCATCACCAGTTCCCACGCGCGCCGCAGGATTTCGGCGCGCTCGCGGGCCGGGGTGGCGGCCCATGAGGACTGTGCGGCAACCGCTTCGCCGAGGGCGCGGGCGCCGTCGGCGGGCGAGGCGTCGGCGACCTCGATGAGCACGGCGTCCGTCGCCGGGTCGTGCACGGCGAACCGCGCTCCCGTGGATGCGGGCACCTGCAGGCCACCGAGCCACAGTTCGGTGGGCATGGACTCGAGCAGCGTGGCGCGGTCGATCATCGGGCCGCCGCCATTTCGCGCACGATGTCACCCAGCACTGCGATGCCCTCGTCGAGCAGTTCGTCACTGATCACCAACGGCGGGAGCAGCCGGATGATGTTGCCGTACGAGCCGCAGGTCAGGACGATGACGCCGCGCTTGAATGCCTCTGCCGCAATGGCTTTCGTAAGTACTGGATCGGGCTCATTCGTTCCCGGTTTGACGATCTCGATGGCCAGCATGCCGCCGCGGCCACGGACGTCGCCGATGACTCCGGTGTCGCTCAGCGCCTGCAGCTTCGGCAATACCGAGGCTTCGATGGCGCGGGCCCGGACGGGCAGGTCCATCTCGGCCATGGCGTCGAGCGTGGCCAGTGCCGCGGCGCAGGCGACGGGGTTGCCGCCGTAGGTGCCGCCCAGGCCGCCGGGATGTACGGCATCGAGCAGGTCGGCGCGGCCGGTGATGGCGGCCAGCGGCATGCCGCCCGCGATGCCCTTGGCCATGGTGATGATGTCGGGGACGATGCCGTCGTGCTCGGAGGCAAACCACGCGCCGGTCCGGGCAAAGCCCGTCTGCACCTCGTCGGCGATGAACACGACGCCGTTGGCCTTGCACCAATCAACAAGAGTGGCAAGGAATCCCGGCGCGGGCACGATGAAGCCGCCCTCGCCCTGAACGGGTTCGATGATCACGGCCGCGAGAGAAGCGGCGCCGATCTGGGTCTCGATGCGGCTGATGGCGGCCCTGGCCGCGGCTTCGCCGGTGAGCCCGTCGCGGTAGGGGTACGACGCCGGCATCCGGTAGATCTCCGGCGCGAACGGACCGAACTGGGTCTTGTAGGGCATGGCCTTGGCGGTCAGCGCCATCGTCATGTTGGTGCGGCCGTGGTAGGCGTGGTCGAAGGCGACCACGGCCTGGCGGCCGGTGGCCAGCCGCGCCACCTTGACTGCGTTCTCGACGGCTTCGGAGCCCGAGTTGAAGAATGCGGTGCGCTTCTCGTGGTCGCCGGGGGTCATGGCATTGAGCCGCTCGGCCAGTTCCACGTAGCCCTCGTAGGGGGTGATCATGAAGCAGGTGTGGGTGAACCGGGCTGCCTGCTGCGCGACCGCGGCGGCGACAGCGGGATGCGATGCGCCGACACTCGTGACGGCGATGCCCGAGCCCAGGTCGATGAGAGAGTTGCCGTCGATGTCGACGATCACACCGCCGTCGGCGTCCGCCGCGTAGACCGGGGCGGAGGAGCTCACGCCGCCGGCGACCGCGGCCTGCCGCCGCGCCGACATTTCGGCCGATCGGGGACCGGGCAGCGCGGTGACGATGTTGCGCTTCTGCGCCAGTCGATAGGTGATGTCGGTCATCGGTTGCTCCTGGTGATCGAACGGCTTGTGCACTGCTGATTCTTGGCCGTTCGAGCCGCGATGGCCATGTCCAGGTTGTCGATTTGGAGTGGCCGCGGCGCTCCATTTTGTCGCATCCGTGGCGCGCCGCCGGGAACGGCTACCGCGACCTGCGGAAGTAGCTCGGCGCGGTGCCTTCCCAGCGCTTGAACGCGTGGGTGAAGTTGGCCGTTTCGGCATACCCCAGATAGCGGGAAATCTCCTCCACCGACAGGTCCTGCTGGAGCAGTTCGACGGCCAATTGGCGGCGGACCTCATCGAGCAACGCGCGGTAGGAGGTGCCTTCAGTGGCCAGGCGACGGCGCAGGGTGCGGGGATCGACGTGCAGTTCGTCGGCGATGGTCTGCATGGGCGGCAGTTCACCGGGGTTGTGCAGCAGCCGGCTGCGGACCTGCCCTGCGACGCCGACGCGAGACAGCCTGCGTTCGAGCACGTCTCGGCATTGTTGTTCGAGCTTGCGCGCCGTGTTCGCGTCGGCGAGTGGCGACGGCATGTTCAGAACTTCATGGGTGGCGGCGACGCGGTTCGTGCGCTGGCCGTGACGTACCGCGGACTGAGGGAGCTGCCACAGCTCGGCGAGCTTTGCGGCGCGGTCGGCATCGAGTGTTGTCTCCGCCCACGCAGGTGTCAGCGCCAGGTTCGCGCCCTGGGTCGCGGCGACGAATCCGGCGAGGTCGCGCTCGACGATGAACGGTCTGACATCCGTGGGCAATTCACTGTCATCGCCCACCAGGTAGCCGTATTCGTCGTCGGTCTCCACCGAGAACCGCAGGTGGGTGGGGGAGAGCGCGAGATAGGGCAGGATCAGCTCTACGCCCTGTCGCAGGGTGGGGCCGGCCAGGATCAGAAAGCCGAGCAAGCCGGCCCGCCCGAGTGTGGAGTGCAATCCCACCTCGATGCCGACGCCCGGCCTGTCACCAAGTCCCGCAATGAGATTGCGGATGACGTCGAATTCCTGGTGCGCCCAGATTTCGGCGTTCTCGTCATCGAGGCCGGCTTCGGTCAGTCCGCTACCCGCGAGACATTCCGTGAGCGTCATCCCATGTGCGATGCCGCCCTGCACCATGATGCGGACGCCTTCGGTGCCCCGCGGCACCGCCCAGACCGGGGTCATTCCCACTGTCCGAAAATACCAAATCGACGTCCCGTTGGAACATTCAATCGGTTGGCCGGCGTCCGTAGCGTTTTCTCCGAGACGCAACCGACGGTGGTTGCCCGGAAGACGGAGTGTCGAATGTCGCCAGTTGAAGTGGTCGATCGGGCGGACAGTCAAACCGCCGCGCGAACGGCGCTGCCGGATCCGGGCGAGCAGGTACCCAAGTTGGCGTGGCCGACGGTCGCGCTGTTTCTTGCGGGCGCAGTGGCATTCGCCGCGTCCACCGTCGCATACCTTGTCGGCGCCGTGCCGACATGGGTTCCCATTGTGGTCAACGCGGTGGTGTCCTTCACGATGTTCACCGTCGCTCACGACGCCATCCACTACGCCATCAGTTCCACCCGTTGGGTCAACGGATTGGTCGGACGGTTGGCGGTGCCGTTCGTCCAACCAATGATCTCGTTCCCCTCGTTCGGGTTCATTCACATCGAGCACCACCGGCATTCGAACGACGACGAGAACGATCCGGACACCTTCGCCTCCCATGGGCCGGCGTGGCAGCTGCCGCTTCGGTGGGCATTGCTCGACGTGTCCTACGGCGGTTATCTGATCCGCAAGTTACGTGGTCGCCCGAAGGCGGAGGTCGTCGAAACCTTGGCGTGCGTGACCATTTCGGTGGCCGGATTGATCGTCGCGTCGATGTCGGGCCACTTTTGGACGCTGGCCGTCGTCTTCATCATCCCGCAACGGATCGCGGTTGTGGTCCTGGCGTGGTGGTTCGACTGGATGCCGCACCACGGCCTGGAGGACACCCAACGCAGCGACCGCTACCGGGCGACCCGAACCCGCGTCGGCATGGAGTGGCTCTACACGCCGTTGATGCTGTCGCAGAACTACCACCTGGTGCACCACCTGCATCCGTCGGTGCCCTTCTACCGGTACACCAAGACCTGGCGCCGCAACGAGGAGGCGTACCTGGACCGGGGCGCCGCGATTTCCACCGTGTTCGGGCAGGAGCTCAACTCCGACCAGTTCCGGGAGTGGAAGCAACTGAACGGCAACCTCGGTCGACTGCTGCCGGTGCGGATGCCGGCCCGCTCGAGTTCCCCGCATGCGGTGTTCCACCGGATTCCGGTGGCCGCGGTCGACCCGATCACCGCCGACAGCACATTGGTGACCTTTGCCGTTCCCGAGGCGCTGCAGGATCAGTTCCGCTTTGAACCGGGCCAGCACGTCTCGGTGCGCACCGACCTGGGCGGTGAAGGGGTGCGCCGCAGCTACTCGATCTGTGCGCCGGCCACCCGGGCGCAGTTGAGGATCGCGGTGAAACACATTCCCGGCGGGGTGTTCTCGGGATATGTCGCCGATCAGCTCAAGGCCGGCGACGTCCTCGACGTGATGACTCCGGCCGGCAGCTTCAGTTCCCGGCTGCATCCGCTGCATCGCAAGCATTACGTGGGTCTGGTGGCGGGCAGCGGCATCACCCCGGTGCTGTCGATCCTGGCGACCGTCATGGAGATCGAAACCGAGAGTCGCTTCACCCTCATCTACGGCAACCGCACCAGAGAGTCGACGATGTTCCATGCCGAGCTCGACCGTCTCGAATCCCGTTATGCCGACCGCCTCGAAATCCGGCATGTGTTGTCGAGCGAACCGCGGCACATCGCGGAGCTGTCGGGGCGCATCGATGCGGACCGCCTGACCGGCTGGCTCACGACCGACCTTCGTCCCGACACGGTGGACGAGTGGTTCCTGTGTGGCCCCGCTGCGATGTCGACCGGTGCGCGCGAGACGTTGATGGGCCGTGGTGTCGACCCGGAGCGGATCCATCTGGAGTTGTTCACCGGCTTCGGCCGCACCGACGCGCCCGCACGCGACTACCAGGCCGCAACTGTCACCTTCCAATTGTCCGGAAAGAAGCAGGCTTTCGGCCTCCAGGCCGGCGAAACGATCTTGGAAGGCGCACTCCAAACGGGCAGCAGCGCGCCCTACTCATGCATGGGCGGCGCGTGCGGTACCTGTCGAGCCAAGTTGCTCGACGGCACCGTCGAGATGGAGCAGAACTTCGCCCTCGGCCGCGATGACCTCGAAGCCGGCTACATCCTCACCTGTCAGTCGCATCCGACCAGCGCGGCGGTGTCGGTCGACTACGACGCGTGAACAGTTCACACCAACGCGCCCCGTCATGCCGAAGCATGACGGGGCGCGTCGAACCGACTCAGGGGAGTGGCGGCGTATCCATGGTGAGCGTCTCGCCCCGGAAGTACGCCGGCTGGGACGTGCGCATCACGAGCATCAGCACCGCGCCGA includes these proteins:
- a CDS encoding helix-turn-helix transcriptional regulator, encoding MTPVWAVPRGTEGVRIMVQGGIAHGMTLTECLAGSGLTEAGLDDENAEIWAHQEFDVIRNLIAGLGDRPGVGIEVGLHSTLGRAGLLGFLILAGPTLRQGVELILPYLALSPTHLRFSVETDDEYGYLVGDDSELPTDVRPFIVERDLAGFVAATQGANLALTPAWAETTLDADRAAKLAELWQLPQSAVRHGQRTNRVAATHEVLNMPSPLADANTARKLEQQCRDVLERRLSRVGVAGQVRSRLLHNPGELPPMQTIADELHVDPRTLRRRLATEGTSYRALLDEVRRQLAVELLQQDLSVEEISRYLGYAETANFTHAFKRWEGTAPSYFRRSR
- a CDS encoding fatty acid desaturase, coding for MSPVEVVDRADSQTAARTALPDPGEQVPKLAWPTVALFLAGAVAFAASTVAYLVGAVPTWVPIVVNAVVSFTMFTVAHDAIHYAISSTRWVNGLVGRLAVPFVQPMISFPSFGFIHIEHHRHSNDDENDPDTFASHGPAWQLPLRWALLDVSYGGYLIRKLRGRPKAEVVETLACVTISVAGLIVASMSGHFWTLAVVFIIPQRIAVVVLAWWFDWMPHHGLEDTQRSDRYRATRTRVGMEWLYTPLMLSQNYHLVHHLHPSVPFYRYTKTWRRNEEAYLDRGAAISTVFGQELNSDQFREWKQLNGNLGRLLPVRMPARSSSPHAVFHRIPVAAVDPITADSTLVTFAVPEALQDQFRFEPGQHVSVRTDLGGEGVRRSYSICAPATRAQLRIAVKHIPGGVFSGYVADQLKAGDVLDVMTPAGSFSSRLHPLHRKHYVGLVAGSGITPVLSILATVMEIETESRFTLIYGNRTRESTMFHAELDRLESRYADRLEIRHVLSSEPRHIAELSGRIDADRLTGWLTTDLRPDTVDEWFLCGPAAMSTGARETLMGRGVDPERIHLELFTGFGRTDAPARDYQAATVTFQLSGKKQAFGLQAGETILEGALQTGSSAPYSCMGGACGTCRAKLLDGTVEMEQNFALGRDDLEAGYILTCQSHPTSAAVSVDYDA
- the gabT gene encoding 4-aminobutyrate--2-oxoglutarate transaminase, whose amino-acid sequence is MTDITYRLAQKRNIVTALPGPRSAEMSARRQAAVAGGVSSSAPVYAADADGGVIVDIDGNSLIDLGSGIAVTSVGASHPAVAAAVAQQAARFTHTCFMITPYEGYVELAERLNAMTPGDHEKRTAFFNSGSEAVENAVKVARLATGRQAVVAFDHAYHGRTNMTMALTAKAMPYKTQFGPFAPEIYRMPASYPYRDGLTGEAAARAAISRIETQIGAASLAAVIIEPVQGEGGFIVPAPGFLATLVDWCKANGVVFIADEVQTGFARTGAWFASEHDGIVPDIITMAKGIAGGMPLAAITGRADLLDAVHPGGLGGTYGGNPVACAAALATLDAMAEMDLPVRARAIEASVLPKLQALSDTGVIGDVRGRGGMLAIEIVKPGTNEPDPVLTKAIAAEAFKRGVIVLTCGSYGNIIRLLPPLVISDELLDEGIAVLGDIVREMAAAR
- a CDS encoding NAD-dependent succinate-semialdehyde dehydrogenase, with amino-acid sequence MIDRATLLESMPTELWLGGLQVPASTGARFAVHDPATDAVLIEVADASPADGARALGEAVAAQSSWAATPARERAEILRRAWELVMERRDDFALTMTLEMGKPLAESQGEVNYGGEFLRWFAEEAVRINGRYTQSPTGNGRILVTKQPVGPTLAITPWNFPLAMGTRKIGPALAAGCTMIVKPAAETPLTMLLLGQVFADAGLPAGVLSILPTTDAAGLTGPLLADPRLRKLTFTGSTGVGRKLLAQSADRVLRTSMELGGNAPFVVFDDADLDAAVDGAMAAKMRNMGEACTAANRIHVDNAVRAEFTEKLAARMAALNTGPGDQSGSQVGPLITAKQRATVDELVQDAVSKGATVATGGKPAPGEGFFYPPTVLADVTADARLLREEIFGPVAAIIGFDGEQAGIDAANDTEYGLAAYVYTQGLDRALRVAEAVEAGMVGVNRGVISDVAAPFGGIKESGIGREAGSEGIEEYLETKYIALQ